The sequence tataaaataccaatttttttattaatcttatataACGTACTACAAAGTACAATGATTTGTAggtaatctattataatatggagtttaggtaaaaaaaatgtgttcacaactaaattttttaataaaataaccaatcTTGACTAAAATATTGATAGAAACTGTACAGTTTATCATAAGTGTTTCGCattgaaaataacttataaatgttcAGCATCTATTTAAGTCCTCATACGGCACAGTTCaagttatagtatataaaaaaaaaaatgcaagttaCACTGTGTAtcccattattatatttacaatttccaAGATATGACTGCCATTTAACATTGCATAAGATAACATTTAAGcccattaaacatttttattagattattctCTTTCAATgtatatgttacataatatacctatcataaaagctttaatatttgaatgttaaatatttcataccTACTTcaattgtaattgtaaataaacatttttagattataaataatattttgatcttaAATCTGATGTTGACATAAGGTGTACCAACTATACCACTGCAAAAAGGTTGTAACCTTCAAGATTAAAGTTGTTttacatatgtaaattttaatttttttatatagcttataatagtagaataatcattttccttttaaaaacacatttgataaaaaaaaatgtataacagcaTACAATAAGGTTTAGTTTATagcaaaaggaaaaaaataaagttttagaagtaaaaaatacttgtttttttttattaaatttgttttacgttaaaatgaacatattattattttcacaaaaaaaaaaaaaaaaaataagaataggaataattaaaaaaaaaatggagggCGGtggtataaatcataatatattatactgatatcaTAAAATCTTCACTGTAATTCCTATAGAGTCAAGGAAGCCCTACTAAAAATCTGATAGCCTATTTTTagtcttatcaaaattacatAAATGGGCATTGTACTTAAGCATTGTTGCTTGAATTCAGCACTTATGtacatcatataaatacaactaAATTACAAGGTTTagcattatttgaaaaaaaaaataataataataaattaaggagTTTAAAATAGTTTAGATTAGGTAGAAAATAACCTAatctatatatttgtaaaacagaatgattaaaaaaaattatttaaatttgtataaaaaatgtttttttttattttaatcatcctgttttaaaatatatacttttacaaaacaaatataatgatttaatttaggTGAAGAATAaatgacatattttaaattaaaacaatactataagtatttgtgaactgaaaaaaaattaaaacaatgttgAAAAAATTTACTTGACTAGGTTTGTGATTCAATACACgacatatgatttatatattatggacAAAGTCAATACTttgaggtataatattattaaagtggataaataagtaataggtaaaaCGATTCATAAATGCAGAAGAAATAAAATTTGAAGCtatctagaaaaaaataacagtataaaattGTAGTCTTTCTTAAATTCTGAACAGCGTCTTTATTAGGGATTTTTCTGGTCATCTTGAGTATTATTGaagttcttttttttaattaatcttaatttattattatcattattaattttgacgCCTAAAGTTGTTGTTTCTAGGTCCATCGTTCTGGTTTCTGTTGAAACCTCCACGATTGTTGCCCGTACGCATACCACCACGACCTAAACCACCTCCACCACCACTGCCACCATCGGAATTCACCATTGAACTTCTAGacttatttttcttttcttcaaCATTCAACTTGATGCCATTTTCACCCGGAAGCATAATAggctaaacaaaaaaataaaaatatttgaaaccatttttatattaataattatcattatcctttttcttttcaaaatatttaaaagaattaacTAAATTCatcttatacattaattaaatactaaaatacaaaataaaactaaaaacaaatacagtAAACACTCGTTAATTCAACAGTACAATAATCAGGTACATCTAGTAatcctatatttaatttttattatttttgcttaaACAACTATAAGAAAGTCTTAAAAGCatcatttcaaataaaaaaaaagattatttattttggacCTTTCctattaatagaataattcaACACagtaataaattgaattgtatGATGTATCATTTACATGttctaataaaatgaattaaggtttttcaataaataaaaatgtgttattattagaACCTCCATTAATCTGGAAGTTATTTAGTCTGATATTTATAGGATTACTAAGAGTttactgtaaaattattattaatttatgcgtGAAATCATAATTTTCCCCATGTCACgtacaatatgataaaataatgctttcatttaaatgcttatacctagttttaaatatgaattaacaattgatttgtaaataaatttagatttattcttttattaaagaacttattattactaatattacaaaaactataaaatagttttcatatttttaagtataaaaatattacaaaagaaaagtttattaatttaaaatatgatatgtaatttgtaaaacctttaagaatttgttttatcaatatgctttgaatattatgattttatgaatatagtaagatattacaataattatactatatcaataagtaatttagtaattatattaataaattgaatagtttttttatttaacaaaatttaaacttactcGACTCTTTAGTACTTTATGTGCCGTATCTATACTTTCAAAAATGACAAAACCAAAATTGCCATTCATAGATGGATCACCAGTTTTGCTGCCTCCTTTCATTATTCGTACATCcaataaattaccaaatttttcaaataagttctaaaattattattatcattaaaatatgatattaaattaatgaattataattaagtagatATCCATACCCGTAAGTCACTTTCTTGAACTTCTGGAGGGATTTTTCCAATAAACAATTGTTGTTCATCAGACTGGAACATACCATTGTACGACCCAGATTGGTTACCTCTGTTAACCCTAAGGTCGTTGCCAGGACCACTGTTATatcctatataaaattaataaaaatacaaattttaagagGTTGCTAAATCAACATGTCTTACACATTTTACTAACATTATATAACATAGTAAAATCGGGTTCAGAAGAcagttttgtttttagttttcatatgaaaattaatttgacttatTAACAAACTTAATGGTAAAAATGTGATTTAGGGCACATTTAAGGCTTTAATTTATATCAtcgtttttaagtaattaataaattatagaaatgtaaaatattttaatatttaaatatcaataagctTATGTGATGCTCTCGAAAATATTAACCTTAAGTTTAGTTAAAGGTAAATTTACTCCAATATTTAagctaataatacaatattggtgCACCATGAATACAAATAAGCTATATTGTAAGATTCAGATAACTAAAACAATGATTGGTacctttaaataatacattcataaaaataacaaaaaattaaaatacaaaccaTTTTCACGATTGTTAAATGAATTTCTGCTTGGCCTATCATTTAAATTTCTTCCACCAACTCCACCTCTACCATTATAGTTGTTCCTCATATTTCTATTAACATTGCCTCTTTGCTCATACTGATTATTAGGAAAGGCATTGCTTGAATAATCATTATTTCGAAcctaaatagaaaaattacatatttaatagtgaaaaaacaaataaatgcaaaataaaacaaaatcatactGGTGAAGTCGCTTTAGGTAAAGAAGGGGATGAGTAATTTTGTGTCGGTGCAGAAACTGGTTGAGGGGCTTCAGTATGAACCTCTGTTGATCGTGCACCAGATTTAAAGAGCTGTGCATATAACGGTTTTGGTTGATCTCCAGGTGAAACAGCTAAAAATTAACaagttttatatttctataatatttaacatatgttaatactaataactaacaggtacatatttttaatttggaacTAAAACTATGAAAAGATCAATATTCTATCAGTCATTCatcaaaaaccaataaataagtaaatcaaaTAGAAACTTGTGGACAGACACAttcttacttattttaaattttactagtaatattgcaaattataattaatcaataaaagattattttttttttaacaattacaatattaatgtattcatgatttattaactttcaatcattgtttatttatttaatattttatctatttaacttattgaatatagaaaaaaaactcaatttagTTGAATTTACATGATATTACATCACTTAtatccatataaatatatattagttttaaataacagCTTTAATTCTTTAAATCTCGTACAAGCTAATtaaataacgaaataaaaattaatatcctaACACTGAAACATAAAATTGTTACTcatacaaaacatattaaacCCCAAAATATagccaaaatgtattttttgtcataaattttaaacacaatttagactttataaactcaatatatgtattaatttataactttaacttaggttgagaataaaatattataccttcaGTAATCGGTATTTCCTTCTTAATAGGTTCTTGATTTTCTTTTATATCCACATTATGATTAGTAGGTTCTTCTTGATGTTGAACTTTAGGTTGTTCTGCCAATACTTGGTTTTGGTTGTAAGTAGGTTGGGTTCTGGATACATTATTACTGGGGGGCAGTACAGCAGGAGCCGAATTTTGTACCGGAGCAGTAACAGTCGgctaaaaagtattatatacttagattattttaatatttttaaatatactaaataactaaataaaaatctatgaattattatgatcCTTCATAATGAGAGGGAGGGAGGCAGTTAATACCTTAAGTACAGAAGCTCAGCTATTTTAGATTTCTGTTGAAATACATTTGAAACTTTTgacattttcttattatatatatatatattattgaaattagaaGTTTTATATAGAgttcacaaaaatatttagcaGTGTCCTAAAATTTGATATGGTGGCTTAATTAGAGTCATAGTTAACTCATATActctgtaattttttaaataagtataagatTCATTTtctcgattaatatttttaaaaatgaagctgtactaataattatatatttattaatatttaaagttgcattttaactgaaaatatgattaaatattagtttaaaattaactgtatatcattatttataaatttgcaagtctttaatttgaatttttttcaactacCACTAATAGacttgaaataataaatgtaaaatttttaaatatttttaaaccctTAACTACATGGTAAGAATACCAATTAAATGTTAGAACTCTGCAATAATCATGTATATaaagaattttcaaatatttatgcaattttGTGTACTTGGCGGCCTACtagtctaaaaaaaaacaatgcttGTAAAAtcctaaatttatttatcaatatgatACAGTGTTATGTGATATTTTTGggttttttaaacacattattattattctatattatattatattattcatttgatACTTACAATATGTTGTTGAACCTGAACAGGAATTTGCTCAGGCAGTAACTGCTGTACTGGGACCGAAGCAGGTATCACATTCATAGCAACCCCATTAATATTCTGTCCTTGAGTTGTAGCATTATAGTAATTTACTTGATGCTGAGGTTGTTGAGTAACAGGAGCTTGTTCAACTTCTCCATTTTCTTCACCATCAGATTGTCCAGAATCTGCTTCATCATTTACATCGTCTTCATTCAACATCACATCCTATatatatttcacaatattttattaagaatcACAATATACATGGcttagttgtataataaaatacctgaTAACGAAAAATGTCATTATGAACATAGTACTTCTTAGGGGACTGAGCTGCCAATACAAATGTTTGTGCAAAACGACGCATTGGTTGCCCACAGTTAGATAATTCACCAGTGACATGAACTACCACACCATTTCCAAGAGTGTTCTGTGAATCAACTTGTAAGATCTTAGCATGACAGTCCCGAAAATTCAGTTCTTGTACACGTTTATGAATTTCTTTTTGACCAATACTGGGAGTCATGTCCCTGCTATATGGTTCCAAACCTCCATGTACAAAATATGAATCACTACTATAGAATctacataaacaaatattacagtattattattattgtcaaattcCTAATAAAGAAGTATAAAGACTTCaaatgcatttgcatatttttattttatcaatggtaaaataataaaaatatattgagttttaaagtgtacctatattaaataataattatattttttttttttaatgagtaacTATATACAATACCATATACAAAAACCTTTACTAAATActcaaagtaaaattaaaagatattttttttttaaattacctatgcATGTAATGAGGCGATTGATtcaacatagtataatattgacgAACAAATTCACGTCCCACACTCTGTGGGTTCGGACAACTATCAGCAACCATTTTTATCAATTGATGTTCAGGTACTCAAAGGTAGTAGTTGAGCATCAAAATTTGACCAAGAAacctaaatacataaaatattaaaatattaaatacttataatttgtagtaaaattaacaactataaattaaaacatttttgtcaattcttttttctaattatataagaaaaatctTTATTTCAGATTGATGAATATCGAAATATTGATAGATATATACttaaccattaaaaataaacctacCACAAGATTATACCTCACAACTTTTTCTTattctttatacattataaacagtttaaatattataagcaaaCTATATTAGATATCTTCTTTTACCAATAGACTGATTCTATgagcattatattttacacaacaaaataaaatatattacctatattaggtATTACTAATAGGTATCAAACAATCCAcattagtaagtatattatttaatctgtaACAAAATAACCATGgtttatggaattattaatttatttattttatgtgtgtacagtgtaaaatataatgcacGGGGATTAATAAAATGGTGGAATAAGatacataaaatagttaatttaatacaatgtatagtgtaaacattttataaaaaaaaagaggggaatataattttttttacaaacttatAACAGGCAAATACTAACATTTCAATGtaacatgtttaaaaattgctaatttgttattttacataaattctatatacaatacacaaatacattttaatattttgtggtatatttatacataaatattattcactatttCTATGAGTAGTATTGTAATAGAGATGATATTAGTTctgtctatgaaaaaaaaaaattgaatgtcgtaataggtacctagtatagaataaaatactatagattAACATTAatgtagtatttaaatattaataacaaaaaaagatgAGTAATACCTATTCAAAATGATTTTCATTAACTAAATTTATGATTGTCGGTTaattgtactaaaaataaatcatgaaatgaaaaaagcaataaataaaacattaggtattgattttttttttttttgttacttttagttttaaattttaaagctattaacaatatttttacagaatgtgtaataaaaataaagacttCTCTTTCAAAAATCATTAGGAATTCTttagttttttctttataaCTATCAATCAACATTTaagaactataatttattatcagtttttttatcattattcctAAAATAAAGGTCATAAACTATTTATCATTTCTGTGGCCTGCCAAAGTTCAATAGTAGTaggtaattgaataaaattgtaaataataattacctaaataatttaaggTAGGTAGTACCaaggtatttattttgaaagtttattagtaattaatgttatttgtaagtaggtatctatataattagaaaaaagggttaatatattaggtttgaatatttttgaaggatttaaattatgtaatgccTTTTATCAACTAATATAATGTGGACTCTGCATACAACTGGAACATTGGGGATTTGGATGGTTGAGGATTTTTTGGTTTGAGTACAACCAAAATTTTCCGCCAATTAGAGTAAAAGACATGGGCATACACACTCCatgaaatttcattattata is a genomic window of Rhopalosiphum padi isolate XX-2018 chromosome 4, ASM2088224v1, whole genome shotgun sequence containing:
- the LOC132929316 gene encoding ras GTPase-activating protein-binding protein 1, whose translation is MVADSCPNPQSVGREFVRQYYTMLNQSPHYMHRFYSSDSYFVHGGLEPYSRDMTPSIGQKEIHKRVQELNFRDCHAKILQVDSQNTLGNGVVVHVTGELSNCGQPMRRFAQTFVLAAQSPKKYYVHNDIFRYQDVMLNEDDVNDEADSGQSDGEENGEVEQAPVTQQPQHQVNYYNATTQGQNINGVAMNVIPASVPVQQLLPEQIPVQVQQHIPTVTAPVQNSAPAVLPPSNNVSRTQPTYNQNQVLAEQPKVQHQEEPTNHNVDIKENQEPIKKEIPITEAVSPGDQPKPLYAQLFKSGARSTEVHTEAPQPVSAPTQNYSSPSLPKATSPVRNNDYSSNAFPNNQYEQRGNVNRNMRNNYNGRGGVGGRNLNDRPSRNSFNNRENGYNSGPGNDLRVNRGNQSGSYNGMFQSDEQQLFIGKIPPEVQESDLRNLFEKFGNLLDVRIMKGGSKTGDPSMNGNFGFVIFESIDTAHKVLKSRPIMLPGENGIKLNVEEKKNKSRSSMVNSDGGSGGGGGLGRGGMRTGNNRGGFNRNQNDGPRNNNFRRQN